One window of Bacillus alkalicellulosilyticus genomic DNA carries:
- a CDS encoding LacI family DNA-binding transcriptional regulator, whose translation MKITIKELATICGVSAGTVDRALNNRPGISEKTKNKILKVAKEMKYQPDYTARSLVIGKTMTIGVVLFDLYNRSFSQLLNAIELKARELGYFIYITLSDKKSESEINCIDYLVNRKVDGIILFTVNKGEQFESYLSKFGIPIITVFNYVSDKWEYIGIQERQAMKEAVDYIVKKGYKKFIYISPPLAYLGKKNIYTQEERLHGFLEGLGGSGINTKPLIIKNSKYIKELENIDFSKEEKTAIVCSTDLYALEVMNYLKEKDVKIPEQVGVMGFDDIDMLKYITPRLTTVKYPIEDIGRSAIESIVNKIEHGDYVPTPLLEYEIIKGESI comes from the coding sequence ATGAAAATAACAATAAAAGAACTGGCTACTATATGTGGAGTTTCCGCTGGAACAGTGGACCGGGCACTTAATAATCGACCAGGAATAAGCGAAAAAACAAAAAATAAAATTCTTAAAGTAGCAAAAGAGATGAAATACCAACCTGATTATACGGCAAGAAGTCTTGTAATTGGTAAAACAATGACCATTGGTGTTGTCTTGTTTGATTTATATAACCGCTCCTTTTCCCAATTACTAAATGCCATTGAGTTAAAGGCTAGGGAGTTAGGTTATTTTATCTATATTACTCTGTCAGATAAAAAGTCAGAAAGTGAAATTAATTGTATAGATTATCTAGTGAATCGAAAGGTTGATGGAATTATCCTATTTACTGTTAATAAGGGTGAACAATTTGAATCCTATTTAAGTAAATTTGGTATACCTATTATTACAGTGTTTAATTATGTCTCTGATAAATGGGAGTATATCGGAATTCAGGAGAGACAGGCCATGAAGGAAGCAGTAGACTATATAGTAAAAAAAGGGTACAAAAAATTTATATATATAAGTCCACCCCTTGCTTATTTAGGTAAAAAAAACATTTATACTCAGGAAGAAAGGCTACATGGTTTTCTTGAGGGATTGGGTGGTAGTGGTATAAATACTAAACCGCTCATTATAAAAAATAGTAAGTATATTAAAGAGTTAGAGAACATAGATTTTAGCAAAGAGGAAAAGACAGCTATTGTCTGCTCAACCGACCTGTATGCATTAGAAGTAATGAATTATTTAAAGGAGAAAGATGTAAAAATACCAGAGCAGGTAGGAGTTATGGGTTTTGATGATATTGATATGTTAAAGTACATTACTCCACGTTTAACGACAGTAAAATACCCTATTGAAGACATTGGTAGAAGTGCGATCGAAAGCATAGTTAATAAAATCGAACATGGGGATTATGTACCAACACCTCTATTAGAGTATGAGATTATTAAAGGGGAGTCTATTTAA